The Prunus dulcis chromosome 3, ALMONDv2, whole genome shotgun sequence genome segment AAACTGTTTCTGCTGACCTTGCTGCTGGTGGCATCCAAACATTGCCTGAAGCAGTATGTCATTCGCTCCAACATATGCTCAAATAATGCCCCAACGCATTCATCTTCTAATGTTCTAAGAAAGAACAATGTAAATTCATGCAGGATGAGGAAGAGCAGAGAGATCTAGAGCGGCTGGGGAACAAACAATTGCTGCTTCAAAACATTGATTATGCACTCGATATGTTTCTAATCTATGCCCtcactttgtcaattttcccCGGATTCTTATCCGAAGACACCGGATCACACAGCTTGGGTACATGGTATGTACTTAAACATAACGTTACTTGGTGTCAACAAGAATTTTGTTCTAAAATCTGGAATTATACATGTCAGGTATGCTCTGGTTTTGATTGCAATGTACAATGTGTCTGATCTGATTGGGAGATACATTCCGCTGGTGAAATTCCTCAAGTTGGAAAATCGTAGAGGGCTCATGGTTGTGATTCTTTCTCGTTTCTTGCTCGTCCCGGCATTCTATTTCACTGCCAGGTATGGTGACCAAGGCTGGATGATAATGCTCACATCCTTCTTGGGTTTATCTAATGGTTACCTCACAGTCTGTGTGCTTACTTCAGCACCCAAAGGTTACAAGGTTTGTACATTGCATTTTATACTTGAAAAGTTTAACAGTTTGTTTAGTTAAAGAAGTAAGATTGATCAGAATTTGGGTTTTGCAGGGGCCAGAGCAAAATGCTTTAGGAAACTTGCTGGTTGTGTTCCTACTGGTAGGTATATTTGCAGGTGTAACACTTGATTGGTTGTGGCTTATAGGCAAGGGCTGgtaaaaatttgatttaacTGACTTGAAGGTTGTTCCAATTTGCCACAGTAAGACTGGATTCTGTTTTTTGGTGATTCATTATTAAATGGTAGAAGTAAATATttggtttttcagttttttattttattttatttcacaaGAACATTTAGGAAGCATTGGAACTAATTCTTTGCTTCtgcattgtattttttggggGAAAACATTTTCTATCCCACAAAACAAATGCAGCCTAAAGGGCCATTCAAATTTAGACTCCAAACTGTTCCATTAGATACAAGCGTAGAGGCTGAGAAATTGGACATGCTGAAGTCAAAATTATTTTGCACCCAAATGCTATGGAGTTATACAGGCCGATGGACCacgcccaaaaaaaaacaaaaactcattCAAAAGAGGAGTGTCAAAATCgctacaaacaaaaaattgatgtccacaaaataaaacatttatcCAAGCTGGGCTACGCGACGACAATAATTCATCCGCAATTCGCTCCCTAGAAGATGTAAAACTACCTAATTAaaactttatttaattaatctaatctTCAGATAACAATGTGTTTGGGTTTTATAATCCAAAATTCTTAGCATCTCGCGTCCCAGTTTTGCATTTCTATGCGACCAACATACTCAGTCATGGGGAGTTGCTAATGCTATTTTCTGTCTCTGTGTGTAGCTTTCTAAACACCCCCAACACAAATGGTCATTAATGAGCTTTGGGTGCCACTACCACATTTCTTTAATTCTCTAGCCCCTCCTTGCTTCTTAATTCCAAATCATTTACCATTAATGCACTCCCACAAATTTTCAgcaccataaataaataatcagaTAGAGAATGTCTCAAACCTCAAATTGCCTTTACTATTCTTACCCACTGAGTCTTAATCCAAACTTAAAAGCCAGTCACTTGAGGACCAACTCATTATAGTACCAAGAAGGCAGTGTTCCCATTTTTTGCAGAGGTGAACAATTCAGTTGGTTAAGACAGTGTGTCTGTCCACTACACCTCGATAGGCCGATCCTTTTTCAGTAAATTAGAGTAATTTAGAATATttctttctaaaaataaaaatgtaaagaaatttgaattagTAAAAGTAAGAACTTCCCTGCTGTACTTACTATGAGCTGAAATTTACAGTGGGCAAAATGACAAAAACACCCAACAGCCGTTTGTCTACTTGCATCACGTGAACCGACACGACAGGGATTACCAAAAAAATGGGGCAAAAACCCAGACTTGAATCTTGATCCCCTCTCTCTCACCCTAAACAAACAGAGACACCAAAATGATCAGGGGCAGAATCGGAAACAACAAAATGGACGGTGACGATGCGGTCGCTTGCGCCTTATCGAACTGCAGTGAATCTACGGCCAGCGGCATGTTCTCCTGGTCCGGGCTACACGTGGACTCGTGCGGTGGGTGCGCACTGTACATTATGGCCCGCAGCACCGCCGAAACAGTGGGTATGTACGCTGTTTTGTTCCGGGCCAGCAGCCACGTCAGCCCCATGAGCTGGCAGTCCCTGTTGAACATCTTGCTCGCTCTGTCGCTCGTGGACTTGTCCCCCGCCGTTCCGTTCTTGCTCCCACCCTTGAGCTGCAATTAGTAATTACCAGTCAAGTAAGACGGCATTCTggtcaaacaaaacaaaatatgttaTAGAATTGTGGAAAGACGAAACTGACCTTCTGGAGAGCGCCGAGGCACTTGGTGCAGCCAGAATACGAAGAGTTGCGGCAGTTCTTCTCCAAGTTCTTCACGGCAGCGGTGGGCGTGGCGTTGTGAAAACCTAGCGACAGGTTAAAAGCGGCGGGGCAGCTGAGGGAGCCGATCTGGTGGAGCCGGATGCCGCAGAAGCACAAAACGGCGTCGCAGCTGGCGTTCGGCTGAGGAATCCGGATATTTCGGCCCACAAGCGAGGACTGCAGGGAGTTGACGCACTTCTGCGAGTCGTCCGGCATCATCGGCTGGTCGAGGCCGGCGGAAGGAGCCGGAGCCGATGAGGGGAGTTCGAGAGCTGACCTGGCATGGGCAGCGAAGAGCCAGGCGGCTAGGACAGGGCAGCATCGGCTGCGGTCGAGGTCTCGGCCGCATGCTTGGCTGACGCCGCCGAAGAGCTCATCGGAGAGGTCGAGGTGGCAGGTTTGGGTTGGGGTTTGGGACGGGAGGGCCGGGACAGTGTTGGGGCTGGAGTACTCGCCCGGTTTGAGTGGCTGGGGGTGACCGGTTATCGGTTGAGCAAGTAAACCGGCGAGGGTAATGTTAAAGCTGGATATTAacaagagaaggaagaaggtgAAAGTGGCGGAGGTTGGAAATGATGGCATTTTGAGGTGAAGTTGTGTTTGTTTCTGAGGAAAATGATGATAAGCGGGACGAAAGTGAGGGAAAGATAAGCACTTTgatatctgattttgtttttgtttgagaaaGGAGAGAGCTTTATGCTTCTTTTTGAAATTATGAAATAGTAAAGGTGAAAAAGGAGGAGATTCTGAAATATTCAAAGGACAGCCATTGTGTTTTTGCTTTTCAGGGCTGCAAGGCTGCTGCTGGCACCCACTGTCTCCTCCTCACGACCTAAACAGagcaaaagccaaaacaacTGAGCAGAGATGGGACTGAGAGAACTGTGAGATAAATGGTAGAAACCCACCCAGAAAGAAAGATcggttttttctcttttcttcttttctttgtggttgtttctgttttctttctctagaAATGGTGGATATGATTTGATGGGTTTATAATCCAGATGAAAAAGGAAGGATGAACCGTGAGCTgactcagagagagagagagagagagagagagagagagagatagattTATGCAGAGACGCTCTCTCTACTGTGTATAGTTCACTCACGAAGTACAGTGGGCATTCATCAGTTGTGTATTATACTATATAGTATATGAACTATATGGAAAA includes the following:
- the LOC117623447 gene encoding uncharacterized GPI-anchored protein At4g28100, which gives rise to MPSFPTSATFTFFLLLLISSFNITLAGLLAQPITGHPQPLKPGEYSSPNTVPALPSQTPTQTCHLDLSDELFGGVSQACGRDLDRSRCCPVLAAWLFAAHARSALELPSSAPAPSAGLDQPMMPDDSQKCVNSLQSSLVGRNIRIPQPNASCDAVLCFCGIRLHQIGSLSCPAAFNLSLGFHNATPTAAVKNLEKNCRNSSYSGCTKCLGALQKLKGGSKNGTAGDKSTSDRASKMFNRDCQLMGLTWLLARNKTAYIPTVSAVLRAIMYSAHPPHESTCSPDQENMPLAVDSLQFDKAQATASSPSILLFPILPLIILVSLFV